Proteins encoded in a region of the Flavobacteriaceae bacterium HL-DH10 genome:
- a CDS encoding NAD(P) transhydrogenase subunit alpha gives MIQLIDFIKDNIQITYILILSIFVGIEVIKSIPAVLHTPLMSGANALSGVVIVGAILVMLHSDPNDYLALTLGFLAVVLGILNVVGGFAVTHRMLQMFKKRK, from the coding sequence ATGATTCAATTAATTGATTTTATTAAAGACAACATTCAAATCACATACATTCTTATTCTATCCATTTTTGTTGGAATAGAAGTCATAAAAAGTATTCCAGCGGTATTACATACACCATTAATGTCTGGTGCAAATGCCTTAAGTGGTGTTGTAATAGTAGGCGCTATCTTAGTAATGTTACATTCAGATCCTAATGATTATTTAGCATTGACTTTAGGTTTTTTAGCAGTGGTTTTAGGGATTTTAAATGTGGTTGGTGGTTTTGCTGTTACTCACAGAATGTTACAAATGTTTAAAAAGAGAAAATAA
- a CDS encoding Re/Si-specific NAD(P)(+) transhydrogenase subunit alpha, producing MKIGILKETQKGEKRVSMSPNIAKQLIAKGFEIIVEEEAGTNSSYKNIDYVDVGVNVEKRGVVFKEAHILLKINPFDEEDLKLVDKGQVLISQLYHKSNPSLIQAIASKGATAFSLDAMPRISRAQDMDVLSSQNNLAGYKAVIRGAYEMTKIFPLMMTAAGTITPSKVLIYGVGVAGLQAIATAKRLGAVVEATDIRSETKEQAQSLGAKFISVDNEGEESEGGYAKEASEDYAKRQKEAVNKSLFQADLVITTANIPGRKAPVLITEEQVLQMKNGAVIIDLAAAQGGNCEVSKLDETILLNGVKVIGSTIAPESVSTNASELFAKNIYNFILHLTEDTNFKWDLEEEITDETLIVKDGDIRKK from the coding sequence ATGAAAATAGGTATCCTTAAGGAAACTCAAAAAGGAGAAAAGCGAGTTTCAATGTCTCCAAATATTGCAAAACAATTAATAGCTAAAGGTTTCGAAATTATAGTTGAAGAAGAAGCTGGCACAAATTCATCTTATAAAAACATAGATTATGTAGATGTAGGTGTGAACGTTGAAAAGAGAGGTGTGGTTTTTAAAGAAGCGCATATTCTATTGAAAATTAATCCTTTTGATGAAGAAGATTTAAAACTTGTAGACAAAGGACAAGTTTTAATAAGTCAGTTATACCATAAATCTAATCCTAGTCTCATTCAAGCTATTGCTTCTAAAGGAGCAACAGCATTTTCACTTGATGCTATGCCTAGAATTTCTAGAGCACAAGATATGGATGTTTTAAGTTCGCAAAATAACTTAGCAGGTTACAAAGCCGTTATTCGTGGTGCTTATGAAATGACTAAAATATTTCCATTAATGATGACAGCTGCAGGAACCATTACGCCATCTAAAGTCCTAATTTATGGCGTTGGTGTTGCTGGTTTACAAGCCATTGCTACTGCTAAACGTTTAGGTGCTGTTGTTGAAGCAACCGATATTCGTTCTGAAACTAAGGAACAAGCACAATCTTTAGGAGCAAAGTTTATTTCAGTAGATAATGAAGGGGAGGAGTCTGAAGGCGGTTATGCAAAAGAAGCTTCTGAAGATTATGCAAAACGACAAAAAGAAGCTGTTAATAAATCATTATTTCAGGCAGACTTAGTTATTACTACTGCAAATATACCTGGTAGAAAAGCACCTGTTTTAATTACAGAAGAACAAGTTTTACAAATGAAAAACGGCGCAGTTATTATCGATTTAGCTGCGGCTCAAGGTGGTAATTGCGAGGTTAGCAAGCTAGATGAAACCATACTATTAAATGGTGTTAAAGTTATAGGAAGTACGATAGCACCAGAGAGTGTTTCTACCAATGCTAGCGAATTATTTGCCAAAAACATTTATAATTTCATTCTTCATCTAACAGAGGATACTAATTTTAAATGGGATTTAGAAGAAGAGATTACAGATGAAACATTGATTGTAAAGGATGGAGACATCAGAAAAAAATAA
- a CDS encoding DMT family transporter encodes MDVKKAIKYMLFSTLAFACMNVTVKYLKDVNTYQIVFFRSLGSLFFTFGFLIKNKIPIIGKKNTLLVLRAITGATSMLLFFMSVKYLSVGTAVSLRYLAPIFAAIFAVILLRERIKPLQWLFFIISFFGVLVLKGLDTQIHTTGLILVLLASILSGLVYVIISKIGKSEHPVVIVNYFMVIATVLGGVLSIGNWVTPKGTEWLFLSSLGVFGYIGQIFMTKAFQSATTNLIAPIKYVEVIFTACLGVLLFNEIYTFWNLLGIALIIGGMVLNVWYKGRKTKN; translated from the coding sequence TTGGACGTTAAAAAAGCTATAAAATACATGCTTTTTAGTACTCTAGCATTTGCATGTATGAATGTTACCGTAAAGTATCTAAAGGATGTTAACACATATCAAATAGTGTTTTTCAGGTCTTTAGGTTCTTTATTCTTCACCTTTGGATTTCTAATAAAAAATAAAATTCCCATTATCGGGAAAAAGAATACACTTCTTGTTTTAAGAGCTATAACAGGTGCTACTTCCATGTTATTATTTTTTATGTCTGTTAAATACTTATCTGTTGGTACAGCTGTATCATTAAGATATTTAGCACCCATTTTTGCTGCTATTTTCGCTGTTATTTTATTACGTGAAAGAATAAAACCTTTGCAATGGTTGTTTTTTATTATTTCATTTTTTGGGGTTCTTGTATTAAAAGGCTTAGATACTCAAATACATACCACTGGATTAATACTGGTGTTACTAGCGTCTATTCTTAGTGGTTTAGTATACGTCATTATAAGTAAAATAGGCAAAAGCGAGCACCCTGTAGTTATTGTTAATTACTTTATGGTAATTGCAACTGTTTTAGGTGGCGTGCTTTCAATTGGTAATTGGGTGACACCTAAAGGTACAGAATGGTTGTTTTTGTCAAGTTTAGGTGTTTTCGGGTATATTGGTCAAATTTTTATGACCAAAGCTTTTCAAAGTGCAACCACAAACTTAATAGCTCCTATAAAATACGTCGAGGTTATTTTTACAGCTTGTTTAGGAGTTCTGTTATTTAACGAAATTTATACGTTTTGGAATCTATTAGGTATCGCATTAATTATAGGCGGTATGGTTTTAAATGTTTGGTATAAAGGAAGAAAAACTAAAAATTAA
- a CDS encoding EamA family transporter, with protein MSVSRKTVTIALAFFAIYVIWGSTYLLNKIAVTELPPFKLASIRFIVAGILIFIIAKILKVNISITKEQFKNTIIAGFLFLTFGNGIVVWSLRYVDSGFAALEISAQPLVVLLLMLILQGKKISTMSYIGVVLGFIGIYLLVSQKQLISQENQITGMIMIFICMISWAYGSLFVGKANLPSNYFVNTGYQMLSGGIMLAIGSVCFGETWTLPSSWSSNVQWSMLALILFGSIIAFTAFNYLLQVVSPEKVATSTYVNPIIALILGWWILNEQITTQSIIAAIVLLTGVYFINSKRVIKPRGIGR; from the coding sequence ATGAGTGTATCTCGAAAAACAGTTACAATTGCATTAGCTTTTTTTGCGATATATGTTATTTGGGGCTCTACGTATCTACTTAATAAAATAGCGGTTACAGAATTACCGCCATTTAAACTAGCATCAATACGCTTTATTGTTGCAGGAATTCTTATTTTTATTATTGCCAAAATTTTAAAAGTTAATATTTCAATCACTAAAGAGCAATTTAAAAATACCATTATTGCAGGCTTCTTGTTTTTAACATTTGGAAATGGTATTGTTGTTTGGTCACTTAGATATGTTGATAGTGGCTTTGCCGCTTTAGAAATTTCTGCACAACCTTTAGTGGTTCTTCTTTTAATGCTAATTCTGCAAGGAAAAAAAATTTCTACCATGTCTTATATTGGTGTTGTTTTAGGCTTTATTGGTATTTATCTTTTGGTAAGTCAAAAACAATTAATAAGTCAAGAAAATCAAATAACAGGTATGATTATGATCTTTATTTGTATGATAAGTTGGGCTTATGGTAGTTTGTTTGTTGGCAAAGCAAACTTACCTTCAAACTATTTTGTTAATACAGGCTACCAAATGCTTTCTGGTGGTATTATGTTAGCAATTGGTAGTGTTTGTTTTGGCGAAACATGGACTTTACCATCTTCATGGAGTTCTAATGTACAATGGTCTATGTTAGCACTTATTTTATTTGGTAGTATTATCGCATTTACAGCGTTTAATTATTTGCTTCAGGTGGTGTCTCCTGAAAAAGTTGCAACGTCTACTTATGTTAACCCTATTATTGCATTAATTTTAGGCTGGTGGATTTTAAATGAACAAATTACAACACAATCAATAATTGCAGCAATTGTATTATTAACAGGCGTTTATTTTATTAATTCTAAACGAGTTATAAAACCTAGGGGTATTGGACGTTAA
- a CDS encoding cold shock domain-containing protein produces MAKSQVTFNKIEKEKKRLKKREEKQKKKEARKAEAKENPQGIQFAYVDFNGNLTDTPPDPAMREKVEAESIELGIPKKEDREEEEPANKEGKVSFFDHSKGFGFIIDSINQEKYFVHVSGILEPIEENDKVTYELERGQKGMNAVRVKKI; encoded by the coding sequence ATGGCTAAGTCACAAGTAACATTTAATAAAATAGAAAAAGAAAAAAAGCGCTTAAAAAAGAGGGAAGAAAAGCAAAAAAAGAAAGAAGCTCGCAAAGCGGAAGCTAAAGAAAACCCACAAGGTATTCAATTTGCCTATGTAGACTTTAATGGAAATTTAACTGATACGCCTCCAGATCCAGCAATGCGTGAAAAAGTTGAGGCAGAAAGTATTGAGTTAGGAATTCCTAAAAAAGAAGATAGAGAAGAGGAAGAACCAGCGAACAAAGAGGGCAAAGTTTCATTTTTCGATCATTCGAAAGGATTCGGTTTTATTATTGATAGTATCAATCAAGAAAAATATTTTGTTCATGTTAGTGGTATTCTTGAACCTATTGAAGAAAACGATAAAGTTACTTACGAATTAGAACGCGGACAAAAAGGAATGAATGCTGTTCGAGTAAAAAAGATTTAA